One Bdellovibrio bacteriovorus genomic window, TTTAGTTCTTGTAAATCCATAATCTCTACATCTTCACCCAGATCTTTGTAGATGCTTTGAATGAACTTCGAAATTTTTAATGTATTGGAACCCGGTCGATCCGTTCCCGAGATGATGTATTTCATTTTTCTTAATTCTCCTAGACAGTGGGTATACAGTTCGCTGTAATAAAGCTCAAGCTAGAATTATCGGACACCCCGGAGGCATGATGTCGCAGTCCAAGATCTGGTTCATTTTAAGCGAAGGTCAAACCACCGGCCCCTTTGAACCTGACGAGGTGGAACAACATTTACCTTCAGCCAAAGAACCGCAAGTCTGGGGGCGCGGGCATTCCGAATGGATGCAACCAGCAAAATGGCGTCAGACTTTACGCGAAGCTGGTCATGTAACGGGTTCTTCCGGCCCTACTCCCGAAAAACCTCAAGGTCTATGGCGCGTCCGCGTTCATGGCGAAGAAAAAACACCCCTGCGCTATGCCGAGCTTGTCACTTATCTTAAAAATTTTTCAGATTTAAGTGCGATCGATGTCTTCCCCGAGGCTGGCGATACCTGGAAAGAAGTGTTCGCTATTCCTCGATTGGTGGAAGAATTAGGAATCAGCCGGCGCTCTCACCCTCGAGTTCCGATCGTGGGTACTTTGACTTTTGAAATCCCTCAAGGTGAGCAATCTTGCCGAGTGATCTCTATCAGCGAAGGCGGGATTGGAATCAACGATGCGCAAGGAATGCATATTGGCAGCCAATTTCGCGGGACCCTGACAAGTCCAAATCTTTATGTGACCATTGATTGCATGTTTGAAGCCGTTTACATTGGCGCTGATGGTTACGCGGGTCTAAGATTTTTAGATATCACCGACGAACTCAAAAGCTCGGTCATTGAATACGTAAATAAATTTGCCGTGCATCAATGAGGTACGGCTTTTATCTTCTTTTGTTTTTATTTTCCTTTCAAGCTGAAGCCAAACGCTCCACCGAATGGGCCCTACACATCGATACAAAATTGGAAGCACGCTATTTTCCACAAGATTATGGCGAAGACACGAATAACGAAAATTTCCGTCTGGAATTACAGCCCAATTATAAGTGGACTTATTTAGATTCGATAAGATTCTACTTGAAGCCTGATTATGTTACGGACCCTGGCAATAAATCAGAAAGCGAAAGAAATTATTTTGATTTTACCGAAGCCTATTTGCGCTACAAAGGTGACACGATCTCTTTACAAGCCGGCTACGCTCTTTATTCTTGGGGCGTGACCGATGGATACAACCCTATTGATATCGTTAATTCCAAACAATACTTTGACCCTTTACAATCGCGAAAGATGGGAGCTTTGTCTTTAAGCTATTCGCAAAGTTTTGAAACTTGGGATTATGATCTGATTTATATTCCGCAAAACAAAGGTGCCATATTGCCCGGTGAAAACAGTCGCTGGTTGCCTCGAGAAATTTTTATTCCGGAAACTCCGGATAACGACATTGTTTTACTTTTGCCGGAAACTCTTCGCTATCGTTTTGGTGCACGCGAAAATTTGAACGACGCTTTAGACAACAATATTGCCGCCCGCATTCAATGGCGGGGTTTTGTTGATCTGGGCCTTTACTATTACGACGGGGTGGCTTCATTTCCTTTAGTGAAACCACAAGTTACCGGCAGCGTGGTGCAAGTCTCGCCAAAAACCGTGGTTTCAGTCGATCCAGACGTGTTCTTAAAAACCCAGAACTATCGCCTGCGCCAAGGCGCTATTTCAATGGTAAGAAACCAATGGGATTTGCTGTTTAAACTGGCGGCCACTTACCAACAAAGCATTGGTGATGATTCTTACTTGCCCGGCTGGATGCAAGAAACGGTGCTGGCGATGGAAAAGAATTTTCAATTTGGTTCAGACGGAATGCTCATTGCGGTTTTACAGAAGTCCTTTATTTCTTCTGAAAAAAGTAATGATTCAAATCTTTCTACCACCGAGATCTTTCGCGATTCATGGATGTTAGGCGGTCGTCTGTCTTGGTCTGAGGTGTGGTCGGCTTCTTTGTTAGGCTTATTAGAAACTCGCCATAATAGCAATTACAGCGAATTTGGAATTGGTCGCCGCCTTGGTGACGCTTGGAATTTGAATATTTCAGCAAGATTGATTTCAGGAGACGCCCAAAATCCCTTAGGCGTTTATGAAAAAAATGACTCTTATTCTTTATCGCTGTCGCGATCTTTTTAATTGCTAAGATCTAAAACCAAATCTTGAGATCCCGTCACGCGCGCGGACTTCACTTTTAAGGCCAAACCATCCGCCACCGGAATACTTGGCAACACAGTTGTAATCTTTTGTCCCGTGATCGCTTCAATAATGCGACTCTGAATCGTACTTGATGAAAAACTTTTTGAAACACGATTTTTAGCCAAATAATTCTGATTCCACTGCGCATTCAAACTTAAGGCCGGAGTCCCTAAATCAGCCGTCACAACACCGTTTTGCACTTGCAGTTTGATATTTGCCTTCATCGGCACAGTGAAATCCATAAATGGAGCCAGCTTGCCATTTTGTGGGGACTGCATTTGCGTGTAGATGTTTCCTTGCATTTGATAACTTAAACCCTGACCTTGGATGTTTAAATTTTTATTTGAGTACACATCAAAACGAAAGACCGAAGTCTTAGGATACTTCATCAATTCGGGCCACACGAAAAACTGCAAAAAACGCGAACGCATCAACGACACAAAGCCTGAAATTTTATCGGAGTTAAACTGATGCATCCATGTGTTCGGCGCGTAAGCCCGTTTCATCACTTCTTTTAAAAAGTCTTTGGGCAATCTTAATGACGCCAAACCACCATTAGAGCTGGATTCACCAGATAGCGTAAGCACCTTCACGTCACTGTTTGGCGCACGATTAAAGTCGACCAAAAAATGACCGCTGACTTTAGCCCCACTAGAACCTAGATCTTTTAATTGATCCACGGTCATTGTCACCTTAATATCGGGGCGAGATATCACG contains:
- a CDS encoding PilZ domain-containing protein is translated as MMSQSKIWFILSEGQTTGPFEPDEVEQHLPSAKEPQVWGRGHSEWMQPAKWRQTLREAGHVTGSSGPTPEKPQGLWRVRVHGEEKTPLRYAELVTYLKNFSDLSAIDVFPEAGDTWKEVFAIPRLVEELGISRRSHPRVPIVGTLTFEIPQGEQSCRVISISEGGIGINDAQGMHIGSQFRGTLTSPNLYVTIDCMFEAVYIGADGYAGLRFLDITDELKSSVIEYVNKFAVHQ